A region of Coccinella septempunctata chromosome 5, icCocSept1.1, whole genome shotgun sequence DNA encodes the following proteins:
- the LOC123312920 gene encoding Bardet-Biedl syndrome 1 protein homolog, which produces MCDAPKKVILLKLKMSRSELKISRWLDAHLDTSAGLNTLPRSAILSNVVGDGENRLVITDLRLKKDTKCRLKVYKGTVVTTDNVLPDVPSSIISFYHDRLNPRTPVVGVGCVNELLMFKNNKPFFKYSLPGLPVLPEEYDTWKSIDKNAAIDIQGIMDRLQTIPFQQLSSRSQVLLNLPPEKREEHILSYVNNEPMKINLITCMTTLKKTSQDPLSIACPVIATETGIVYILDPQNFSMLAQANVCNTKNTPFIATATGLYDVDYKIIIATRENQVCLLRRGWLEGKSIIHIDKTIMDMIFVPGDNVIVLATTDKMLHTYSRKGQKLWSIEMNVPITCLCLVALKYLNAHLVAVGQKGGLIQLYQGRRLVDFIVVPDSPSCMTFGQMGQEEHVMVIVTFDGAIVFKILKRTADFNLSHQDASMPILNQNKSLPLPKRSKLFLEQSMREREDPISMHRNFQQDLIRLRLTAAREMAQNLNYQIGSSNEKKQIKLSAQVLGLGPKFTVILSLENISTESPVVDKTVVFHVRPDKYQLSSYIFKIPLIPPNLSYKLKTTVQEVLSDVPEDTNMILCDPKQRILRIFVMKGEENVPVIAATINMPPTDLAY; this is translated from the exons ATGTGTGATGCACCAAAGAAAGTTATACTACTTAAACTGAAAATGAGTAGAAG CGAGTTGAAAATCTCTAGATGGTTGGACGCCCATCTGGATACAAGTGCAGGCTTGAACACCCTTCCAAGAAGCGCCATCCTGTCCAATGTTGTTGGTGACGGTGAAAATCGACTGGTGATCACGGATTTGAGACTGAAGAAAGACACCAAATGCAGACTGAAGGTTTACAAAGGCACTGTTGTGACTACGGATAATGTGCTACCTGATGTACCTAGTAGTATAATAAGTTTTTACCACGATAGGTTGAATCCTAGAACACCAG TTGTTGGAGTGGGGTGTGTAAATGAACTACTTATGTTCAAGAACAATAAACCTTTCTTTAAATACTCACTGCCCGGTTTACCCGTCTTACCCGAAGAATATGACACCTGGAAAAGTATAGATAAAAATGCAGCTATCGACATACAAGGCATTATGGACAGACTTCAAACTATACCATTTCAACAGTTAAGTTCTAG ATCGCAAGTTCTGTTGAACCTTCCGCCAGAAAAACGAGAAGAACACATTTTGAGTTACGTAAACAACGAACCCATGAAGATCAACCTCATCACATGCATGACCACCCTTAAAAAAACTTCTCAAGATCCATTATCGATAGCGTGTCCAGTTATAGCGACAGAAACTGGGATAGTCTACATCCTGGATCCTCAAAATTTCTCGATGTTGGCACAG GCAAACGTCTGCAACACCAAGAACACACCGTTTATAGCTACAGCCACAGGGCTTTATGATGTGGATTATAAAATCATCATAGCTACTAGAGAGAATCAAGTCTGCTTACTCAGGAGAGGTTGGCTGGAAGGAAAGAGTATCATTCATATAGATAAAACCATCATGGATATGATCTTCGTTCCTGGTGATAATGTTATAGTTTTAGCCACCACAGACAAGATGCTTCATACGTACTCTAGGAAG GGGCAGAAATTGTGGTCGATAGAGATGAACGTTCCAATAACATGTTTATGCTTAGTAGCACTGAAATATTTGAATGCTCATTTGGTTGCCGTTGGTCAAAAAGGTGGGCTGATCCAGTTGTACCAAGGAAGAAGACTCGTTGATTTCATCGTTGTGCCTGATTCCCCATCTTGCATGACTTTCGGCCAAATGGGACAGGAGGAACATGTCATGGTCATTGTAACATTTG ACGGTGCAATAGTCTTCAAGATACTAAAAAGAACAGCTGACTTTAACCTGTCCCATCAAGATGCCAGCATGCCTATCTTGAACCAGAACAAATCTCTTCCTCTTCCTAAGAGAAGCAAACTCTTCTTGGAACAGAGTATGCGTGAAAGAGAGGACCCCATAT cAATGCACAGAAACTTTCAACAAGACTTGATAAGGTTGCGACTAACAGCTGCGAGAGAAATGGCGCAAAATTTAAATTATCAAATAGGCAGCAGTAATGAAAAGAAGCAAATCAAACTCTCTGCCCAA GTATTAGGGTTAGGTCCGAAATTTACCGTCATCCTCAGCTTGGaaaatataagtacagaatcacCTGTTGTAGATAAAACTGTTGTTTTTCATGTCAGGCCCGATAAATACCAATTGTCATCGTATATCTTCAAA ATCCCGTTGATCCCTCCAAACTTGTCTTACAAACTGAAAACAACGGTACAAGAGGTTCTATCGGACGTACCAGAAGATACAAATATGATTTTGTGCGATCCAAAACAGAGGATTTTGagaattttcgtaatgaaaGGGGAGGAAAATGTTCCAGTAATTGCTGCCACCATCAATATGCCACCAACCGATTTAGCTTACTAA
- the LOC123314141 gene encoding UDP-glycosyltransferase UGT4-like, whose amino-acid sequence MKITLVVCLIFVSSELVKCADILAVIPTPFFSHQATFRPLWRELAKKGHKITLITTDPMESNENITQIDYSESYDYLDKKNLGNLFKDGYNLYKLVKKFSAVIDRFMVYQFTHPGLVELVKKREKFDLMLVEIIMPGWPMLSAKFKCPLIGLSTMDGNPVMHESVGNAVHPVIYPYADLGIGDDPSFAERLQSVAFSMISELLFKRVMGYVGTKYVREYIDKDLPDVQEVMAKTDMIFINSNPIFFPPRPITPVTINLGGGLHLAKPKKLPEVRKL is encoded by the coding sequence ATGAAAATAACCTTGGTTGTATGTTTAATATTTGTCAGCAGTGAACTCGTGAAATGTGCGGATATACTAGCTGTCATACCGACTCCCTTCTTCAGTCATCAGGCCACCTTCAGACCACTATGGCGAGAACTGGCCAAAAAAGGCCATAAAATCACGCTAATCACCACAGATCCAATGGAGAGTAATGAAAACATCACCCAGATAGATTACAGCGAGTCTTATGATTATCTGGACAAAAAAAATCTCGGAAATCTCTTCAAGGACGGCTACAATTTGTACAAACTCGTGAAGAAGTTCTCGGCGGTGATTGACCGATTCATGGTGTATCAATTCACCCATCCCGGTCTTGTTGAACTCGTGAAAAAGAGGGAAAAATTCGATCTCATGTTGGTAGAAATCATCATGCCTGGATGGCCGATGTTGAGCGCTAAATTCAAGTGTCCCTTAATCGGTTTGAGCACTATGGATGGTAATCCAGTGATGCACGAATCCGTTGGTAACGCTGTCCATCCCGTTATATATCCCTACGCAGATTTGGGGATCGGAGATGATCCATCATTCGCAGAAAGACTTCAAAGTGTTGCCTTTTCCATGATTAGTGAATTGCTGTTTAAGAGAGTTATGGGATACGTTGGTACGAAATATGTCAGGGAATACATCGATAAAGACCTCCCAGATGTTCAAGAAGTAATGGCTAAAACAGACATGATCTTCATCAATTCAAACCCCATATTTTTCCCGCCAAGACCTATCACGCCAGTTACTATTAATTTAGGAGGAGGTCTGCATTTGGCAAAGCCCAAAAAATTGCCGGAGGTGAGGAAATTAtaa
- the LOC123314142 gene encoding UDP-glycosyltransferase UGT4-like has product MKITLVVCLIFVSSELVKCADILAVIPSPFFSHQATFRPLWRELAKKGHKITLITTNPMENNENITQIDYSGTYDHLAIGSLLKNDDNLFQLFIKKLSNGIDDMLEYQFSHPGLAELIKKRDKFDLMIVELIIPGWPLLSTKFKCPFIGLSTMDGYPSMHEAVGNAVHPVIYPFTDLGIGEDPSFVERLQSVAFSVIGDLLFKRVMAYVGTKYARKYIDKDLPESQEVQAKVDMIFINANPVFFPPRPITPVTINLGGGLHLAEPKKLPEVRKL; this is encoded by the coding sequence ATGAAAATAACCTTGGTTGTATGTTTAATATTTGTCAGCAGTGAACTCGTGAAATGTGCTGATATCCTAGCTGTCATACCGTCCCCATTCTTCAGTCATCAGGCTACCTTCAGACCACTATGGCGAGAACTTGCCAAAAAAGGCCACAAAATCACGCTTATCACCACAAACCCTATGGAGAACAATGAAAACATCACCCAGATAGATTACAGCGGAACTTACGATCATCTGGCCATCGGAAGTCTGTTAAAGAACGACGACAATCTTTTCCAACTTTTCATAAAGAAGCTCTCAAACGGGATCGACGACATGCTGGAGTACCAATTCTCCCATCCCGGTCTTGCTGAACTCATAAAAAAGAGGGACAAATTCGATCTCATGATAGTGGAACTCATCATTCCTGGCTGGCCCTTGTTGAGCACGAAATTCAAATGTCCCTTTATAGGTTTGAGCACCATGGATGGTTATCCATCGATGCACGAAGCCGTTGGTAATGCTGTCCATCCCGTTATTTATCCCTTCACAGATTTGGGGATCGGAGAAGATCCATCATTCGTAGAAAGACTTCAAAGTGTTGCCTTTTCCGTGATAGGTGATTTGCTGTTCAAGAGAGTTATGGCATACGTTGGTACGAAATATGCCAGGAAATACATCGATAAAGACCTCCCAGAATCTCAAGAAGTACAGGCTAAAGTAGACATGATCTTCATCAATGCAAACCCCGTATTTTTCCCGCCAAGACCTATCACGCCGGTTACTATCAATTTAGGAGGAGGTCTACATTTGGCGGAGCCCAAAAAATTGCCGGAGGTGAGGAAATTataa
- the LOC123314363 gene encoding UDP-glycosyltransferase UGT4-like, whose protein sequence is MRLVFSITLFLCACEFVTCANIFAVIPSPFYSHQATFRPLWRELAKKGHKITLITTDLMEANENITQIDYHGCYEVFEKNSFGNLLKKGLKVLDALLMFKDLMRATLDYQFSQPQLVEMLKNNRTFDLMMVELAQPGWPLLSYKFKCPYIGLTSMDTYSTLHAAVGNAVHPAIYPSADFGFQEELSFKDRLLSTFLTVLGEMVFRFFFTPFTDNYLKTVIGDDLPTSEETFKNMSMLFVNANPIFFPIRPVTPVTVNLGGGLHLTHQKKLPEVRFLKNKILCYFMP, encoded by the coding sequence ATGAGGCTAGTATTTTCCATTACTTTATTTTTGTGCGCGTGTGAATTTGTGACATGTGCCAATATTTTCGCTGTTATACCCTCCCCATTCTACAGCCACCAAGCTACGTTTAGGCCTTTATGGCGGGAGCTGGCTAAGAAAGGCCACAAAATCACACTAATCACCACAGACTTGATGGAAGCCAATGAAAACATCACTCAAATAGATTACCACGGTTGTTACGAAGTTTTCGAGAAGAACAGTTTCGGCAACTTACTCAAAAAAGGCCTTAAGGTCCTCGATGCCCTCCTAATGTTCAAGGATTTGATGAGGGCCACTCTAGACTACCAGTTTTCCCAACCCCAACTCGTGGAGATGCTGAAAAACAACAGAACTTTCGATCTTATGATGGTGGAGCTTGCACAACCTGGGTGGCCACTGCTCAGCTACAAATTCAAGTGTCCCTACATCGGTTTGACCAGTATGGACACATACTCAACACTCCACGCAGCAGTTGGTAACGCTGTTCATCCTGCCATATATCCTTCCGCAGACTTCGGTTTCCAAGAAGAACTCTCCTTCAAAGACAGACTTTTGAGCACATTCTTGACTGTCTTGGGAGAGATGGTGTTCAGATTTTTCTTCACCCCTTTCACAGACAACTATTTGAAGACTGTTATTGGGGATGATTTGCCCACTAGCGAGGAGACATTCAAGAACATGAGTATGCTGTTTGTTAATGCGAATCCCATATTTTTCCCGATAAGACCAGTGACACCTGTCACTGTCAATTTGGGAGGCGGTCTCCATTTGACGCATCAGAAGAAGCTACCAGAGGTGagatttttgaagaataaaatctTATGTTATTTTATGCCCTGA
- the LOC123314143 gene encoding UDP-glucosyltransferase 2-like: MEPNENITQIDYHGMYDVFERNNFMSMLKEGYNFFELMSTLLKMLDDMMRYQFTHPGLTELIESNKTFDLMLVEFSLPLWPLLSVKFGCPFIGLSTMDANPGAHAMVGNAVHPALYQYADFGYGDGLTFKERLFSTSFTVIAVMLSHLIFSPLGNDYAVKYLGEGLPDMFEIHRNTSLLFVNSNPVFFSPRPVTPITINLGGGLHLTEPKDLPKVRYVYIAFPHVRF; the protein is encoded by the coding sequence ATGGAACCCAACGAAAATATAACCCAAATAGACTACCATGGAATGTACGACGTTTTCGAGAGAAATAATTTCATGAGTATGCTTAAAGAAGGTTACAATTTCTTCGAACTCATGTCGACGCTCTTGAAAATGTTGGATGATATGATGAGATACCAGTTCACCCATCCAGGTTTGACGGAACTCATCGAAAGTAACAAGACTTTCGATCTGATGCTGGTGGAGTTTTCCCTGCCACTCTGGCCTCTTCTGAGCGTCAAATTCGGCTGTCCATTCATTGGTCTGAGCACGATGGACGCCAATCCAGGAGCACACGCGATGGTTGGAAATGCTGTTCATCCAGCCCTATATCAGTACGCTGATTTCGGATACGGCGATGGGCTGACATTTAAAGAAAGGCTCTTCAGTACTAGTTTCACAGTGATTGCTGTCATGCTGTCTCATCTTATATTTTCTCCCCTTGGTAACGACTACGCCGTTAAATATCTTGGAGAAGGACTGCCGGATATGTTTGAAATCCATAGGAACACCAGTTTGCTTTTCGTCAACTCCAACCCAGTTTTCTTTTCACCGAGACCTGTCACGCCTATTACCATCAATTTGGGAGGGGGGCTTCATTTGACAGAACCGAAAGACCTTCCAAAGGTGAGATACGTATATATTGCATTTCCGCATGTTAGATTTTGA